The Streptomyces sp. HUAS MG91 sequence GTAGGCACGGCCGTACGGGGCAGGGGGCGCACAGGGGCGGGCACCGAGCCGGGCAGAGTGCGCCGGTGGACTGAGGCGTTCCAACGCGCTACCCCGTACATTTTCAGCCAACTTCAGCCGCACAGGCATTCCTTGCTCCTCACCGCTTCCAACCCCCGTTCCACCAGGGCTGAAAGGGCCGCAAAAGCCCCGCGCACCCTACGGGGACCGGCCACTGAGTTGAGGCGCACTTCCCAGCAACGCCCGTGAGTGCAACGCTTCGTGATCGAATGCTTCACGCCAAGTTGCCATGTCGACAATGTGCCAGGTCTTTAACTGGTCACAGGGGCAGCCGGAGACACAGTAGATTCGATCATGACTGGTCGAGTTTTTGGCGGCGGGGGACTTCAGCAGGACCGAGGGGAAACGTGCAGGAGCGAACAGCCCGTCAGAGTATTGAGGGAGCCGCGATCACCGAGGGGGGCTTAGCAGGATGAGCCACGACTCCACCACCGCGCCGGAGGCGGCGGCTCGCAAGCTGTCAGGGCGCAGGCGACGCGAGATCGTCGCGGTGCTGCTCTTCAGCGGCGGACCCATCTTCGAGAGTTCCATACCGCTCTCCGTGTTCGGAATCGACCGTCAGGACGCGGGAGTTCCCCGCTACCGGTTGCTCGTGTGCGCCGGTGAAGAGGGACCCCTGCGGACCACCGGAGGGCTCGAACTCACAGCGCCTCATGGGCTCGAGGCGATCTCGCGGGCAGGCACGGTCGTCGTGCCCGCCTGGCGGTCGATCACCTCGCCGCCCCCGGAGGAGGCGCTGGACGCGATACGTCGCGCCCATGAGGAAGGAGCACGCATAGTCGGCCTGTGCACCGGCGCTTTCGTGCTCGCCGCGGCCGGCCTGCTGGATGGCCGACCGGCGACCACGCACTGGATGTACGCACCGACACTGGCCAAGCGATATCCGTCGGTCCATGTGGACCCGCGCGAGCTCTTCGTGGACGACGGCGACGTACTGACGAGCGCGGGCACCGCGGCCGGTATCGATCTGTGCCTGCACATCGTGCGCACGGATCACGGAAACGAGGCGGCCGGCGCGCTCGCCCGCCGTCTGGTGGTCCCGCCGCGCCGCAGCGGCGGCCAGGAGCGCTATCTCGACCGGTCACTTCCCGAGGAGATCGGGGCGGACCCGCTGGCCGAGGTCGTCGCCTGGGCGCTGGAGCATTTACACGAACAGTTCGATGTGGAGACGCTCGCCGCCCGTGCCTATATGAGCCGCCGCACCTTCGACCGCCGCTTCCGGTCGCTGACGGGGTCCGCCCCGCTCCAGTGGCTGATCACGCAGCGGGTGCTCCAGGCGCAGCGGCTGCTCGAGACGTCCGACTACTCCGTGGACGAGGTGGCGGGGCGCTGCGGGTTCCGCTCTCCCGTGGCACTGCGCGGCCACTTCCGGCGGCAGCTGGGCTCGTCCCCGGCCGCGTACCGGGCGGCCTACCGGGCGCGCCGGCCGCAGTCGAGCGACGGCCCGGGGGCGAACGGCAAGCCGGCGGACAAGCCGCCGGTCGACCTGTCCGCCCTGCCGGGCGACCCGGCGGGCCCCGGTGCCGTGCCGAGTCAGTCCCGGCGCACGGCCGCGGCCGCGTCGGGCCTGGGTGCCCACGCGGCGTCGCTGCCGACGGGGCACAGCGGACACGCGGGGCACTCCGGACACCTGGAGGGCGGCAAACCGCCGTCCGACGCGTTCGCGCCGGGGCGCGCCAGCCTGCCCGGGCCGCGGACCGCGCCCCAGTAACCCGTACAGGAGCTGATGCCCGTCGTCTGCCAGCGAGAAGGTCTGACCCGTAGGGTTGGCCCATGAACGATCGCATGGTGTGGATCGACTGCGAGATGACCGGACTCTCGCTGGCGAACGACGCGCTCATCGAGGTGGCCGCACTGGTCACCGACTCGGAGCTGAACGTACTCGGTGACGGGGTGGACATCGTGATCCGCCCCCCGGACGAGGCCTTGGAACAGATGCCCGAGGTGGTGCGGCAGATGCACACCGCCTCGGGTCTCCTGGAAGAGCTGGCGGGCGGCACGACGCTCGCCGACGCCGAGGAGCAGGTCCTGGCGTACGTACGTGAACACGTCAAGGACGCGGGCAAGGCCCCGCTCTGCGGGAACTCGGTCGGGACCGACCGGGGATTCCTGCTGCGGGACATGCCGACGCTGGAGGAGTACCTCCACTACCGGATCGTCGATGTGTCCTCGGTCAAGGAACTGGCCCGGCGCTGGTACCCGAGGGCGTACTTCAACAGTCCGGAGAAGAACGGCAACCACCGGGCGCTCGCCGACATCCGCGAATCCATCGCGGAGCTGCGCTACTACCGCGAGGCGATCTTCGTCCCGCAACCCGGGCCCGACTCGGACACCGCGAAGTCCATCGCGGCGAAGCACGTCCTGCCTGCGGAGTAGCCACTTCCAGGCCCGCTCGTACGGGGTCCGCCCGGCTTCGGCAAAAGGGGTGCGCGAGCACCCCTTCGGACCCTGTACACTTTTTCTCGGCCGGTCGGAAGAACGACAAAAGACCGGACATGGTGGGTGTAGCTCAGTTGGTAGAGCACCTGGTTGTGGTCCAGGTGGCCGCGGGTTCAAGTCCCGTCACTCACCCTGAATGATCAAGGCCCGACCTGCGAAAGCAGGCCGGGCCTTGATCGTTTCCGCATCCCTGGGATCACACGGCCATGCTCTCCCCGGCCCTGCGGGCTGCCGATCGTGATCACCACGTACCTGATGCGGCCCAGAGTGACGTCTGCTCGGCCTGCGACAACAAGGCCCCCGACAGTCACTGACCCGCTACAGTCACCCCCGCCCTCTCCCCCGCCGCGAGGGCGGGGACCCGTATGTCGACCCGTCCAAGGACCCTCTGTGCCTGTTCCCCACGACATCGCCGCCGAGACCGCCCTCTGGAACACCTTCGCCGAGTCCGCCTTCAAGGACGACGCCGAACCTGCTTTCTGCTGGACCCAGTACGCCGGTCACGGTCCCGGTCCCGAGCTCCTTGGTGCCCCGGCGTCGGTCCTGGAGGTCGGCTGCGGCACCGGCCGGGCCCTCGCGCATCTCGCACTGTCCGGCGTGGAGGCACGCGGTATCGACCTGTCCCCGGTCATGGTGCGGAAGTCCACCGAGAAATGGGCGCACACCGGCGCAGAGTTCGTGTGCGGCGAGGTCCTCGGCGTCCTGCGCGACGACACCCGGACGTACGACGCCGTCTTCAGCATCTTCGGCGCGGCCTGGTTCACCGACCCGTCCCGGCTGTTCCCCCTCGTCCGCGAACACCTCACCCCGGGCGGGCGGTTCGTGTTCTCCCAACCGCCCGCCATCCCCGGGGCCTACGGGCCCCAGGGCATGTACAAGGGCGGCTTTGCCGGGAAGGCCCAGTTCACCTACCGGTACAGCTACAAGCCGGCCGTGTGGGAGCGGCATCTGCTCCGCGCCGGATTCACCACCGCCACGGCTCGGGTGGTGGACGCCCCAACCCCGGGGCACATCGGGACCCTCATCGTGTCCGCGGAGGCATGACGGGCACCCGCCACCAGAAGGCCCACGACTGCCGGGCCCCCTACGACGACGCCCGGATCACCAGTTCCGTCGGTAGTACCAGGTGGCGCTCCGCGCCCCGGCGGGACGAGGAGCGTTTGCCCTCTGCCGCCAGGGCTATCTCGTCGAGGAGGAGCTCCGTCATCGCGCGGCCCATGTCGCGGGTGGGCTGGCGGACGCTGGTCAGGCCGGGCTCCAGGTGGCGGGCGATCATGGAGTCGTCGAAGCCGACCAGCGCCACGTCGTCGGGGATGCGGCGGCCCGCCTCGCGCAGGACCTGGCGGGCGCCGGAGGCCATCAGGTCGGAGCAGGCGAAGACCGCGTCGAGGCGGGGGCTGCGTTCAAGAAGATCAGTCATGCAGCGCCGGCCGCCCTCCTCGGTGAAGTCTCCGTAGGCCACCATTTTCTCGTCGTACGCGAGTCCGGAGGCGGCCAGTTCGTCCTCGTATCCGACCAGTCGGCGCTGGGCTCCGTACACGTCGAGCGGGCCGGTGATGATCGCGATCGAGCGGCGGCCGCGGGAGACCAGGTGCTCGATCGCGGAGCGGGCCCCTGCGTAGTTGTCGGTGTCGACCGAGGGCAGCGGCTCGTCGGCCGAGCGGGGGCCGCTGATCACCGTGGGGATGTCCATCTGGAGGAGCCGGTCGGCGAGCGGGTCGTCGGAGTGGACGGAGACGAGGAGGACGCCGTCGACGCGGTGGGCCGCGAGGTAGGAGGCGAGCTTGTCGCGCTCGCGCTCACCGCGGGCGAAGGTGAGCAGAAGCTGCAGGTTGGACTCGGCGAGGGCCATGCCGACGCCGCCGACCATGCCGGAGAAGTAGGGCTCCGAGAAGAACCGGGACTCGGCTTCAGGGACCACCACGGCTATGGAGTCGGTGCGGTTGGCGGCGAGGGCGCGGGCCGCCGTGTTCGGGACGTAGCCCAGCTCGGCGATGGCCTCCTCGACCGAGGCGCGGGTGGCGTCGCTGACCCGCGGGGAGCCGTTGATCACCCGGGAGACGGTGCCGCGGCCGACGCCGGCCCGGGCCGCGACCTCCTCCAGCGTCGGACGCCTGCCGTGAGTGCCGTGAGCCACCATGGCTTCTCCCTCCCCGAGTCTCAGGCGGAATCTAACAGCCCTATAACCGCGGCGACTTGTCGCCGTCACACGTCTTGACACCCACCGCCCGAGGCGCGAATCTTCAACTCATCACGGATGGGAGCGCTCCCATCCTAGTAGACGCATACAGAAGCCGCACGCTCCCCGACCGAGCCGCACGTGAACACAAGGGTCCAGCAAGGCAGTTGGCCGGGATCAGTACAGATGAGCAAGTGAGCACTTTGGAGGACGCAATGCGCACGACTGCCCGTACGTCCCGCCGCGCGACGACCTTCGCGGTCGTCGCCGCCCTGGCGACAGGACTGCTTGCCGGATGCGCCGCCGACGACGGCGACTCCGGCAGCGGATCGAGCGGTGGCTCCGGTGGCGGGGGCAAGACGACCCTGACGGTCGGCACCTTCGGCACCTTCGGTTACAAGCAGGCCGGGCTCTACGACGAGTACATGAAGCTCCACAAGGACATCACGATCAAGGAGAACGTCACCACTCGCACCGACGTCTACTGGCCCAAGACGCTCACCCGTCTGCAGGCCGGCTCCGGCACGGACGACATCCAGGCCATCGAGGTCGGCAACATCACCGAGGCGGTGCAGACCCAGGCCGCCAAGTTCGTCGACATCGGCAAGGAGGTCGACAAGTCCCAGTGGCTGGACTGGAAGAACGCCCAGGCCACCACCAAGGACGGCAAGCAGATCGCCCTCGGCACGGACGTCGGCCCGATGGCCATCTGCTACCGCAAGGACCTGTTCGAGAAGGCCGGTCTGGAGACCGACCGCACCAAGCTCGCCAAGTCCTGGAACGGCAGCTGGGACAAGTACGTCGCCCTGGGCAAGCAGTACATGAAGAAGGCGCCGAGCGGCACCAAGTTCGTGGACTCGGCCTCCTCCGTCTACAACGCGGCGCTCGGTGGTGAGAAGGAGCGCTACTACGACAAGGAGGGCAACGTCATCTGGGACAAGTCCTCGGGCGTGAAGAACTCCTGGAACGCCGCGATGACGGTCGCGACCAGCGACATGTCGGCCAAGCTGAAGCAGTTCGACAAGCCCTGGGACCAGGGCTTCGCCAACGGCACCTTCGCCACGGTGGCCTGCCCCGCGTGGATGCTCGGCTACATCCAGACCAAGGCCGGCGCGGCCGGCGAGGGCAAGTGGGACGTGGCGGCGGCGCCGACCGCGGCCAACTGGGGCGGCTCGTTCATCGGCGTGCCGACCGCGAGCAAGCACCAGAAGGAGGCCATCGCGCTGGCCAAGTGGCTGACGGCCCCGGAGCAGCAGGCCAAGGTCTTCGGTGAGCAGGCCAGCTTCCCGTCCACGCCGTCGGCGTACGCGAGCCTGAAGCCCGAGGCGAAGACCACCAAGTACTTCTCGGACGCTCCGCTCACCCAGATCTTCTCCGACTCGGCGAAGACCATCCCGGTCCAGGTCTTCGGCGTCAAGGACCAGCCGATCAGCACCGCGATCACCGACACCGGCATCCTCCAGGTGGAGCAGAAGGGCAAGTCGCCGTCGCAGGGCTGGGACGCGGCCACCAAGGAAGTCAAGGACGTGCTCGGCCAGTGACCAGCTCCGAACAGGCACTCGCGCGCGACGCGTCGAGCGCCGACGCCGGGCCCGGCTCCCTCACCGGGGAGCCGGGCCCGGCCCGGGGCGCTCAGGGTCGCGGTACGACGCCGGCGCCCTCCTCCTGGCGCAGCCGGCTGTACCGCTGGGACATGAAGGCGTCCCCGTACGCGTTCATCTCCCCCTTCTTCATCATCTTCGGCGCCTTCTCGCTGGTGCCGCTGCTCTACACCGCCTGGTACTCGCTGCACAACGTGCAGCTGTCCTCGCTCGACACCCAGACCTGGGCGGGCCTGGACAACTACAAGAACCTCTTCACGTCGGACTTCTTCTGGAACGCGCTGAAGAACACGTTCAGCATCGGCGTGATCTCCACCGTGCCGCAGCTGATCGCGGCCCTCTGGCTCGCCCACATGCTCAACTACCGGCTGCGCGGGTCGGTCGTGTGGCGCGTGGTCGTGCTCACCCCGTACGCGACCTCGGTGGCGGCGGCGACGCTCGTCTTCGTGCTGCTGTTCTCGCCGGACACCGGCATGGTCAACTGGCTGCTGGATCTGGTCGGCATGGATCCCGTCAACTGGCGTGAGTCCGACTGGGGTTCGCAGTTCGCCGTGTCGTCGATCGTCATCTGGCGGTGGACCGGGTACAACGCGCTGATCTATCTCGCCGCGATGCAGGCGATCCCGGCCGACCTGTACGAGTCGGCGGCGCTGGACGGCGCGAACCGGTGGAAGCAGTTCCGTCACGTGACCATCCCGATGCTGCGACCGACCATCCTGTTCACGGTGGTCGTCTCCACCATCGGCGCGACCCAACTGTTCGGCGAGCCGCTGCTGTTCGGCGGAGTCAGCGGCACCAAGGGCGGGTCCGAGCACCAGTACCAGACGCTCGGCCTGTACATGTACGACCAGGGCTGGATCGTCGGCAACCTCGGCAAGGCCTCCGCGATCGCCTGGTCGATGTTCCTGATCCTGCTGGTCATCGCCGCGATCAACCTGCTGATCACCCGACGGCTGAGGAAGACCCAATGACCACCATCACTGATGTGACGCCGGTGCCCGCGCCGGCGCCGGCGCCGCCCGGCCCGAAGCGGCGGGGGATGGGGGCCGGCAAGCAACTGCACGCGGGACCGGTCACGTACGCCGTGCTCGTGCTGTTCGCCGTGATCTCCCTCGCGCCGCTGGTGTGGACGGCGATCGCGGCCTCGCGCACCAACACCCGGCTCGCGCAGACGCCGCCGCCGTTCTGGTTCGGCGGAAACCTGTTCAAGAACCTGCAGACGGCCTGGGAACAGGCCTCCATGGGCACGGCGATGCTCAACTCGGTGATCGTGGCGTCGACCATCACCATCGGTACGGTCGTGTTCTCCACGCTCGCCGGATTCGCCTTCGCCAAGCTGAAGTTCCGGTTCTCCTCGACGCTGCTGCTGATGACCATCGGCACCATGATGATCCCGCCGCAGCTCGCCGTCGTGCCGCTCTACCTGTGGATGAGCGACCTGGGCTGGTCCAACCAGCTCCAGACGGTGATCCTGCCGACCCTGGTCAGCGCCTTCGGTACGTTCTTCATGCGGCAGTACCTGGTGCAGGCGCTGCCGACCGAGCTGATCGAGGCGGCGCGGGTCGACGGTGCGAGCAGCCTGCGGGTCGTGTGGCACGTCGTCTTCCCGGCGGCCCGGCCCGCGATGGCCGTGCTCGGGCTGCTGACCTTCGTCATGGCCTGGAACGACTTCCTGTGGCCGATCATCGCCCTGAACCAGGAGAACCCGACGGTCCAGGTCGCCCTCAACTCGCTGGGCACCGGCTACATCCCCGACGACTCCGTGATCATGGCCGGCGCGCTTCTGGGCACGTTGCCGCTGCTCATCGCGTTCTTGCTGTTCGGCAAGCAGATCGTGGGCGGCATCATGCAGGGCGCGGTGAAGGGGTAGCGGGCCTCGCCTTCTCGTCTGCCCCGTTCCTCGACGCGGGCGAGTGCCGGCCCGGTGCGCGAGAAGCGGCCACCGGCCCGCACTCGCCCCTCCCTCCGACCTCCTTCCACCCTTATGGGAGCGCTCCTATGACCACCACTGACAACATTGAGCCCGCCATCACCACAGCCCCCACGGCAGTGACCCGCTTCCCCGCCGGATTCCTGTGGGGCTCCGCCACCGCCTCGTACCAGATCGAGGGCGCCGTCCGCGAGGACGGCCGCACCCCGTCGATCTGGGACACCTTCAGCCACACCCCGGGCAAGGTGCTG is a genomic window containing:
- a CDS encoding carbohydrate ABC transporter permease gives rise to the protein MTTITDVTPVPAPAPAPPGPKRRGMGAGKQLHAGPVTYAVLVLFAVISLAPLVWTAIAASRTNTRLAQTPPPFWFGGNLFKNLQTAWEQASMGTAMLNSVIVASTITIGTVVFSTLAGFAFAKLKFRFSSTLLLMTIGTMMIPPQLAVVPLYLWMSDLGWSNQLQTVILPTLVSAFGTFFMRQYLVQALPTELIEAARVDGASSLRVVWHVVFPAARPAMAVLGLLTFVMAWNDFLWPIIALNQENPTVQVALNSLGTGYIPDDSVIMAGALLGTLPLLIAFLLFGKQIVGGIMQGAVKG
- a CDS encoding ABC transporter substrate-binding protein, with the translated sequence MRTTARTSRRATTFAVVAALATGLLAGCAADDGDSGSGSSGGSGGGGKTTLTVGTFGTFGYKQAGLYDEYMKLHKDITIKENVTTRTDVYWPKTLTRLQAGSGTDDIQAIEVGNITEAVQTQAAKFVDIGKEVDKSQWLDWKNAQATTKDGKQIALGTDVGPMAICYRKDLFEKAGLETDRTKLAKSWNGSWDKYVALGKQYMKKAPSGTKFVDSASSVYNAALGGEKERYYDKEGNVIWDKSSGVKNSWNAAMTVATSDMSAKLKQFDKPWDQGFANGTFATVACPAWMLGYIQTKAGAAGEGKWDVAAAPTAANWGGSFIGVPTASKHQKEAIALAKWLTAPEQQAKVFGEQASFPSTPSAYASLKPEAKTTKYFSDAPLTQIFSDSAKTIPVQVFGVKDQPISTAITDTGILQVEQKGKSPSQGWDAATKEVKDVLGQ
- a CDS encoding sugar ABC transporter permease; translation: MTSSEQALARDASSADAGPGSLTGEPGPARGAQGRGTTPAPSSWRSRLYRWDMKASPYAFISPFFIIFGAFSLVPLLYTAWYSLHNVQLSSLDTQTWAGLDNYKNLFTSDFFWNALKNTFSIGVISTVPQLIAALWLAHMLNYRLRGSVVWRVVVLTPYATSVAAATLVFVLLFSPDTGMVNWLLDLVGMDPVNWRESDWGSQFAVSSIVIWRWTGYNALIYLAAMQAIPADLYESAALDGANRWKQFRHVTIPMLRPTILFTVVVSTIGATQLFGEPLLFGGVSGTKGGSEHQYQTLGLYMYDQGWIVGNLGKASAIAWSMFLILLVIAAINLLITRRLRKTQ
- the orn gene encoding oligoribonuclease, coding for MNDRMVWIDCEMTGLSLANDALIEVAALVTDSELNVLGDGVDIVIRPPDEALEQMPEVVRQMHTASGLLEELAGGTTLADAEEQVLAYVREHVKDAGKAPLCGNSVGTDRGFLLRDMPTLEEYLHYRIVDVSSVKELARRWYPRAYFNSPEKNGNHRALADIRESIAELRYYREAIFVPQPGPDSDTAKSIAAKHVLPAE
- a CDS encoding helix-turn-helix domain-containing protein, producing MSHDSTTAPEAAARKLSGRRRREIVAVLLFSGGPIFESSIPLSVFGIDRQDAGVPRYRLLVCAGEEGPLRTTGGLELTAPHGLEAISRAGTVVVPAWRSITSPPPEEALDAIRRAHEEGARIVGLCTGAFVLAAAGLLDGRPATTHWMYAPTLAKRYPSVHVDPRELFVDDGDVLTSAGTAAGIDLCLHIVRTDHGNEAAGALARRLVVPPRRSGGQERYLDRSLPEEIGADPLAEVVAWALEHLHEQFDVETLAARAYMSRRTFDRRFRSLTGSAPLQWLITQRVLQAQRLLETSDYSVDEVAGRCGFRSPVALRGHFRRQLGSSPAAYRAAYRARRPQSSDGPGANGKPADKPPVDLSALPGDPAGPGAVPSQSRRTAAAASGLGAHAASLPTGHSGHAGHSGHLEGGKPPSDAFAPGRASLPGPRTAPQ
- a CDS encoding class I SAM-dependent methyltransferase, coding for MPVPHDIAAETALWNTFAESAFKDDAEPAFCWTQYAGHGPGPELLGAPASVLEVGCGTGRALAHLALSGVEARGIDLSPVMVRKSTEKWAHTGAEFVCGEVLGVLRDDTRTYDAVFSIFGAAWFTDPSRLFPLVREHLTPGGRFVFSQPPAIPGAYGPQGMYKGGFAGKAQFTYRYSYKPAVWERHLLRAGFTTATARVVDAPTPGHIGTLIVSAEA
- a CDS encoding LacI family DNA-binding transcriptional regulator — protein: MVAHGTHGRRPTLEEVAARAGVGRGTVSRVINGSPRVSDATRASVEEAIAELGYVPNTAARALAANRTDSIAVVVPEAESRFFSEPYFSGMVGGVGMALAESNLQLLLTFARGERERDKLASYLAAHRVDGVLLVSVHSDDPLADRLLQMDIPTVISGPRSADEPLPSVDTDNYAGARSAIEHLVSRGRRSIAIITGPLDVYGAQRRLVGYEDELAASGLAYDEKMVAYGDFTEEGGRRCMTDLLERSPRLDAVFACSDLMASGARQVLREAGRRIPDDVALVGFDDSMIARHLEPGLTSVRQPTRDMGRAMTELLLDEIALAAEGKRSSSRRGAERHLVLPTELVIRASS